In the genome of Magnolia sinica isolate HGM2019 chromosome 2, MsV1, whole genome shotgun sequence, one region contains:
- the LOC131231821 gene encoding probable serine/threonine-protein kinase PBL3, whose amino-acid sequence MGNCLDATRVQNSQSTQNASEPSKSTSRTGLSSAPSSQPMPSYSEKGGSESLPAPRTEGEILSSPNLKAFTFNELKNATRNFRPDSLLGEGGFGYVFKGWIDGQSLSPSRPGSGIVVAVKKLKPEGFQGHKEWLAEVNYLGQLHHPNLVKLIGYCSEGDNRLLVYEFMPKGSLENHLFRRGAQPLSWAIRIKVAVGAAKGLSFLHNSESQVIYRDFKASNILLDAEFNAKLSDFGLAKDGPTGDRTHISTQVMGTHGYAAPEYIATGRLSAKSDVYSFGVVLLELLSGRRALDKTRVGVEQNLVEWAKPYLGDKRKLFRIMDTKLEGQYPQKGAHAVANLALQCLSSEAKGRPRMAEVLATLEQLQASKDTAKHSQSEKQAASTPIRRSPIRNMRSPINLTPSASPLPSHRQSPRVR is encoded by the exons ATGGGAAACTGCTTGGATGCTACTCGAGTCCAAAATTCTCAGAGCACTCAAAATGCTTCTG AGCCATCAAAATCCACTAGCAGAACTGGCCTATCTTCAGCCCCTTCCAGTCAGCCAATGCCGTCTTACAGCGAGAAGGGCGGCAGTGAGAGTCTTCCTGCTCCACGAACTGAAGGCGAGATATTGTCGTCCCCGAATTTGAAGGCCTTCACCttcaatgagctaaaaaatgcCACTAGAAACTTCCGTCCGGATAGCCTTCTTGGGGAGGGTGGATTCGGCTATGTTTTTAAAGGATGGATTGATGGGCAAAGTCTTTCCCCTTCTAGGCCTGGATCTGGCATAGTCGTTGCTGTCAAGAAGCTTAAGCCAGAGGGGTTTCAAGGTCACAAGGAATGGTTG GCAGAGGTTAATTACCTCGGCCAACTTCACCATCCAAATCTGGTTAAGCTGATTGGGTACTGTTCAGAGGGCGACAACCGACTTTTGGTTTATGAGTTCATGCCAAAGGGCAGTTTGGAGAATCATCTATTTAGAA GAGGGGCTCAGCCACTTTCTTGGGCGATAAGGATCAAAGTGGCCGTTGGTGCTGCTAAAGGACTCTCATTTCTCCATAATTCTGAATCCCAAGTTATTTACCGCGATTTTAAAGCTTCAAATATCCTTCTGGATGCG GAATTCAATGCGAAGCTTTCTGATTTTGGCTTGGCGAAAGATGGACCTACAGGGGATCGGACCCACATCTCCACGCAGGTCATGGGTACTCATGGCTATGCCGCACCCGAGTATATAGCCACAG GTCGGCTTTCTGCAAAGAGTGATGTCTACAGTTTCGGGGTTGTTTTGCTGGAGCTGTTATCCGGGCGCCGTGCTCTTGATAAGACAAGAGTAGGGGTAGAGCAGAATCTGGTTGAATGGGCGAAGCCGTATCTAGGCGACAAACGCAAGCTATTCCGGATCATGGACACCAAGTTGGAGGGCCAGTACCCTCAGAAAGGGGCCCATGCGGTTGCTAACCTTGCTTTACAGTGTCTGAGCTCTGAAGCCAAAGGCCGCCCACGTATGGCCGAAGTCTTAGCGACACTCGAACAGCTTCAAGCCTCAAAAGACACAGCCAAACACTCCCAATCCGAAAAACAAGCAGCTTCCACTCCCATCCGTAGATCACCAATTAGAAACATGCGTTCACCAATCAATCTGACGCCTAGTGCCTCCCCATTGCCATCCCACCGGCAATCCCCACGAGTACGCTGA